Part of the Coregonus clupeaformis isolate EN_2021a chromosome 8, ASM2061545v1, whole genome shotgun sequence genome, TCAACTGTGTGTTATTTTCTTTTACATTTGTTTTAGAAATCTGTATTAAGAATATTGGTAGTAGTAATAATTTGTTATACAGTAAATAAcatttcctgaatcagaaatgccctaaactaaactgttgttctggtctgtcctctctcgcggttatggcgaaggtgaccacagatggtGTCTAGATGCATGGAAGGAATAATTTGACCAAGAACAGTGTGAACCTCAACCCCCCCTAACAGGCTGAAGCAATGGCGACAATGGCGTTCAGTATGGTCCTTCACCACTTCTACCGTGAGACCTGAGTCCGAAccagcaacctgtacacagcatccagtctaatctatcaactgccttttctctcatgcATCTTCTCTCAGGAGTGCAACATGGgtccacgtggagtgagcatggagagagatcccaTCCAAACTTGCTGGTGTACTGGTAGGAAAATGGACAAGACATAATGGACTGTAATGGACAGTGGCAGCTCAGGTGAGAGACATTTtcaagggccatccactttgaacatgtgcCATTGGGAGGACAAACTGAAACACTATCTGAAGAAGAACATGACGAAACGCCAGAAGGATGAGTgccgggagggaggggggtggtcaaccgtgcccgtaattgatttaggcttatccaaaattgtttattttgggtatcaggttgattgtggaggtctgcacactgcgaaatgtatagtaatttagactaagaatgcattgagataccaaTCTGTCATTACCACAAATGATGAGAATAGTTAATGCTagaaatatatactgtatgtcaatgtaaatgtaattctgcCAGTATCGGTGTGTGCTAAGTTGAGGGCCTTAAATTAAAGTGATAGAACCAACATGAAGCACTAAggactgtcattctaaatttggtttggataatttatcaatagttataattatgatttggaaaggtgaGGCTTCTAGAGACAGAGCTATGCCCTAAATTGTGAGGAGAGCCACTAGATTGTAGCTTGGGCTAACCTTGCGCCAATCTCATTCTTATCAAGGTTGGTGTGAAACTGTTATAacatgtgttctctctcttccctgtgaaaGTCAATATGCATGTGCCCTAGACCAAATTCGGGAGATCTCTAGAGACGTAGAGAAAATTGGCATTGCTAAAAGAATTGCGTAAATTGGCTCTGCAAAATAGAGAggctcttacatttacattttagtcatttacagttagtgttttcacacatgttatccagatactgactgttagcacttggtggtctatagcagcttcccaccagaatcggctttaggtgaggcagatgaacctgtagccatattacttcaacagtatttaacatgagatcttctctaagctttacaggaatgtggttctgaatataaacagccacacctccacctccatcaCAATTACAGGACATTGTGATCTTGAACATGCAGGCTCTCAATTACATTttaaaagaaaataaataaaagaccTCGTACTGCCTCGTACAGGATGCTGCACCCTAGTGAGACGAAACACTTCCCTTATGATAATTCCAACGCAGCTACTAAATCGGTCTCAAAGGAGACAGAGAAGTTTGAGCAAACCCAACTCAGTTCCCCTAGGCCATAGGCGATCAACCCCTTGGGACAAATTCTAGAGAGGACTTGTGCCCTGGTATGGGGCCACTGAGAATGCTCATGAAATAGATAGGTTGGGTTATGTTCTTGAAGGACATCTTAATGCAACCATGCTTGGGTTTAGAGCTGCCTCCGCAGAAATTAAACAGAATAGGTTAATGACTTTGCAAAATAGGGCAGCCTTGGATTATCTGTTGGCAGCACAGGGGGGCGTATGTGCTCTAGTGGGAACTTCATGTTGTACTTTCATTCCAGACTACTGGAAATATCTCCACTGCCATAGAAGAATTAGACAAGCTAATGGGCGCGTTAATGGAAGGAGAGGCTGTTGAAGGTAGCTGGCCTTTTGCATGGCTGACTTCCCTGTTTGGGGCTTGGGGAGCAACAGTTTTCCATTGGCTCATCTATGGCCTAGTAATCCTTCTTGCTGTACTACTTATCATTGCTTGTGTTAAGAAACTTTGTAGCAAAACGGTTGACACTGTCCTCACTATGCCATTACTTACCACTGAAGATGAGGCATCGGAGCCTTACCCCCCAGACTTGTTTCCCATGCCTGATTACATGTCTGATGAAGATGATGCTAATCAAGAGCATCGGAATGACAATGTCAATCTGATGGCACACCTGGTCTGTAGGCCATGCCCACAGCAAGGATTCTGTAAGGGGTGTTCTAAGGAGCTTCATGAGTGCACAGGTGTGTAATACCTTTTGAATTGTATACACTATGTGAAGGTTTTAAGTTCAATGACTCAACGGCGGTCATTCATGTGGATAAGGTCATAGTGTTCGAAAGAtcccttccccagatgtttatACTTATATCTGCAAGGCTGAACAATGGAATCCTTAATTCAGACAGGTTACCTTGACgttcttaggcacagggactatgatgATTTGCTTGAAACATAATAATGGTTGCAATTGATATCAGATGTGTGGGTGAATTTAGCGTGTATTGATGGTTTAATGAGAGATCAACTGGCGATAATCTAGTGGCCATCCATTGTTGCAATAGGACCCTTGGCTTTAAATAATAAATCTATCAGTGATGCTCCCCTTCCCCGATTCCCTGCACAGATTATGGTCGTGTTCCCCTGCTCATACGTTTCATGCATCAACCAAAGCTTGCGTGCCACGTCTTTGACTGTGCCATCAGGGCAACAGATTGCTATAATATATGATATGGTTAGCTGATacataaaatacctatccaggcgttgtaagaacTGGCAGGCCTCTGGGCAGAGGAACCTGCCCTTACCTGAAGCTTCACATGTCCTTGAGTTTAGATTGCATAGGGCAAGCTGCCAAACAGGACTCCTGCATTGAATATGGGACCCCCTGATTCTTGTCATCTTGCATCTGATAAAAATGTAGGATAAATGTTGGATAGAAATGTAGGACATTGCCCCTGTGCTgcgtttttgggaatcattttgATCACTATAAATGATTAACTACAGGCGTTGTTATCTCTCAGATTGAAAAGCCTTTGCTAGCAGCAAATAATGAAATTACATGATTTTATTTTATACTGGTTTCATCTCAACTACTGCATTGCTAAGCAAGTCTAAAAAAAGCATGAGTCATGTCTTTCTTCCAGAGTTCCGCagtacacacgcgcacacatgcacacgcacttCGGTGCAGCAGCGCATCCCGCGCCTCACTGCAGTGAAAAACGTCCCATCCACCTACAGCATACACCAATTGCGTCTAGTTATATTTTTTTAGCTCCCATCAACACCAACGCGTTAGGAGTAGCTGTACGCGCCTTATCGCCATTATAAAGcagaaaataaataaaggaaCGGCTTTCTTGTTCGAACCAGAGGAGGTAAGACAGAATACACACTTTAATGCGGCTTGCTTTGTGAGATGGTCTAACTGGGACATGACGTAGCACATGCCCTTCTTATGTAGCCCAAGTTAGCAGGTGTATGGTTAAACTTACAATAGCCTACCCATATTTATCTAATTTGACGACTACAGAACATTGCAGATATCTATCGGTTTTCTGACTAAAGCATTATGTGCAATATTTGTCAAGAAGATTAACTATAGTGTGGCGATGAGCTCGTCCTCACATGGGTTAAAGTTGTGTGATGATGGCGCAGTACAGAGTTTGGAGAATTGCCAAAATCGACTGCGGTCCTGATGTTGCTCTTTTTTCACCAGGGGCAGACGTCTCAATTTACCTCCCTCTGAAATATTTTGAAGTTGATTGGAACGCAAACATGATATTGATTTATGTTCACGAAGAGTTCTTGATAATTTAGGtcttatatttattttattttaaaatgtaattgAGAGCCTGCATGTTCAAGATCACAATTACCTTTTATTGCCTGTTGTTCCCAGAGGTCTTAATAACCTTTGTCAAGACAAATGGCAGGTTTCCCCCACTAATGCATATGCATATTTGTTCAAACCATAGATGGCATATTTTACACCAATGTCAATGAAGTATCCCAAATTCCTGATATTATCCTGCAAAAAGATTTCCTGCAGTTTCATTTTAACTCTCTATTATTGCTGGGTTCCTCAAAACACGTAcatttcctcctccttctcttttcATCTTTGCATACTCTTCCAGTAATTTACTGCAGCTTTCATTCATTGCCTTGTCCATAATTTTCTCAGTTCATTACTGTTTATGTATCCCATTTATGTATCTGCATTTTTTTCAATCTAAAGCCTTGTCACCCTCAACAACATGGGCCTCGAAAGCCAGGACCCCCTGCCTCTCCCCGGCAACCTCACCTCAGGACAGGTGGGCTCCTTCCAGAAGGTGGAGCCTAAAACCTTGGGGGTGAGTGAAGTCATCACATGGACATTCAATCATCAATACAGATGGTTGTGATACACTATAAGGATATGATATGGATCAATAACAGTTACAATTATGTACTGTAGAATAAAGCATCATCACGTTGCCTTATAATATAATGATAATATGTTAATTTAGGAGACTCTTATATTCCCATGCCTGAATCAAACTCATAATTGTGTCGTGTTCAGTAGGCACCAAATGAAAGAGAAAAATGAATCAGGGAGTGATTCCTGGCTTTAGGACTTAATAAGAATAGCTCAATTCCATTTTGCCTGCTGAACACGACTATGCTGTTACCAAACACTGTGCTGTAGATGAGAGTTCTTAATGTATGGTCTCAGGCCGTCCAGATCATCATCGGGTGTCTTGTCCTCTGCCTGAGCGCCTCTGTGTTGCAGCTCCACGAGATCCACTTCACTGGTGATGTCGTTGTCCTTTTGATCGTTGTCTTACAGGTGAGTGAGCCATTGGTGACCCCAACCAAAGATCTAGAATCCGATTTCCCTACCCCCAATTCTAACCTTGACCATTAGGGTGATATAAATCAATCCCAACCCTATATCAGTTAGTAAGGGCAACTTCTACCTACTCCAGATGACGCGTACCAGTCAGAATTTACAGGCCAAGTATCAACTGTTACAACAGCGCCCTCTATAATGGCAGTGTGTCTTTAGGCCAGGTCCGGCCAACCctcctcctggagagctaccctcctgcagGCTTTCGCTTCAACCCTGATCCAGTACACTTGAATAGGCTTACAGCCCTACAATGGCAATTTTCTAGAATAGATGATTTATTTAGTTGAATCAGTTATTTTCATCTCTGTATAGGTGTGTATTCTGACCTGTGAGTCGTGTCTTATTCTGTTATGGGTGTACTCCCACAGCTCATCCTTTCTGGGTCGGTCCTTGTCCACGCGGGCAGGAAGCCTTCTCTCTTTTGGGTGGGTATAATGCAATTGGCACGCATTCAGCTGGTTACATTTTTTACTGCATTTTTCAACAGTATGTACCGAACAACACATTATCCCGAAATGCTGCACACCATTCTTTGAGGTATGTTTGCTCCTGTTGTGGCAGAGTGTGACCACTGATCTTTGTGAGTGATGTAGGCGATTATAAGAAATCACACAAACCAAAAAAAACTACCTTTCAATGTATAATGTTTTCTGTCAATCTCGGTTTATTCAGTGTATCGGTGTACTCTCTCCCCAGGTGAAATGTACCCTGGTGCTGCACTTGATTAGTGCTGCCTTCTCCACGGCTGCTCTGGGCCTGATGTCCAAACACCTACCTTACCGCCAGGACTCCTACCACTGTGAACACTGCCGGAGACTGGAGCTGCATGCCGTGGTAACCAGTCATTCTAACAGTATACCCTGAATTATTACATCAATATGCATATAAAAAAATATGACATACATTTGcatataaaaaaatattacatacatttgcaaattgcaaaacattctaaagaAAGAATCTAAAAGAATTACATAATTTTAGAAAGAAACAATTATGTGCAGGCTGAATTTTGATGTAGTCATCATGGTATAGTCAGCCTTCTTGGTCATCTCGATTGAGTAGCTGACCATGTCACACATTCTCCCCCCTTGAGAGTTCATATGGTCAAAAGACATACAATGAGAGTCACAATGTAAAATTCCCTAACTCATTTGCTGAATTTTATATGATTTTAAGCTAGTTCTTTGAAGCCTTGTCAGTGTGCAAAATGTGTTCACAATTAATTTATTCTGACAAATGTTTTGAAAGATCATTGTTACTATTATTGTTTGAATACATTTGTATCAGTTGTTTATATGCATTTTCTGAAACAATGTTTGCTcaggactagggttgcaaaattcctggaACTTCAAtacattccctggttttccagacacctggttggaggattccgtaTATCCCGCCTATTCCCTACTGATTCTGGGAACCTCCAACCTGGATTTCGGAAAAAACTGTGAATTTGTTGAAAGTACAACATTTAAATTTTTCTTAAAGAGCAGAAAGGTTGTTACATCCAACAATAGCCCATACAAACAAATAAATTGTGTCTTTCGTGGAAGTATTAGTGTAATGCCTTCACTCAAGGCGGTATTCTGACATGAGATCAGCACGCTTAACTTAAATGATCAAAGACTAATGCGTAAGTCTGAGTTGCGCACACTTATTTGCTCAAGatattatacactgagtggacaaaacattaataacattacggtttttccatgacatagactgaccaaaacctttgtttgcaattacagagatcatacgtttcctgtaggtcttgaccaggtttgcacacactgcagcagggattttggcccactcctccatacagaccttctccagatccttcaggtttcggggctgtcgctgggcaatacagactttcagctccctccaaagattttctattgggttcaggtctggagactggctaggccactccaggaccttgaaatgcttcttacggagccactccttagtttctctggctgtgtgttttgggccgttgtcatgctggaagacccaaccacgacccatcttcaatgctcttactaagggaaggaggttgttggccaagatctcgcgatacatggccccatccatcctcacctcaatacggtgcagtcgtcctgacccctttgcagaaaagcatccccaaagaatgatgtttccacctccatgcttcacggttgggatggtgttcttggggttgtactcatccttcttcttcctccaaacacggcgagtggagtttagaccaaaaagctctatttttgtctcatcagaccacatgaccttctcccattcctcctctggatcatccagatggtcattggcaaacttcagacgggcctggacatgcgctggcttgagcagggggaccttgcgtgcgttgcaggattttaatccatgacggcgtagtgtgttactattggttttctttgaaactgtggtcccagctctcttcaggtcattgaccaggtcctgccgtgtagttctgggctgatccctcaccttcctcatgatcattgatgccccacgaggtgagatcttgcatggagccccagacagagggtgattgaccgtcatcttgaacttcttccattttctaataattgcgccaacagttgttgccttctcaccaagcttcttgcctattgtcctgtagcccatcccagccttgtgcaggtctacaattgtatccctgatgtccttgcacagctctctggtcttggccattgtggagaggttggagtctgtttgatcgagtgtgtggacaggtgtcttttatacaggtaacgaggtcaaacaggtgcagttaatacaggtaatgagtggagaacaagagggcttcttaaagaaaaggggaaagggggaaagggagatatctagtcagttgtacaactgaatgcattcaactgaaatgtgtcttccgcatttaacccaacccctctgaatcagagaggtgcggggggctgccttaatcgacatccacgtcttcggcgcccggggagcaattagggttaagtgccttgctcaagggcacatcgacagatttttcacctagtcggctcggggattagaaccagcgacctttcggttactggcacaacgctcttaaccactaagctacctgccgctaacaggtctgtgagagccggaattgttactggttggtaggtgatcaaatacttatgtcatgcaatagaatgcaaattaattacttaaaaatcatacaatgtgattttctggatttttgttttagattccgtctctagtggttgaagtgtactacctatgataaaaattacagacctccacatgctttgtaagtaggaaaacctgcagaatcggcagtgtatcaaatacttgttctccccactgtacaatcCATGtcacaattgtctcaagacttaaaaatccttctttaacctgcctcctccattcatctacactgattgaagtagagaCCACCCCCCGactaattgaagctgttctgagggcaaagggggtggggggtggggggaggggggtgcaactgattattaggaaggtgttcctaatgtttggtatactcagtgtatattttccTTTGCCATGTGCTGCAAGTTAAAAGCAACGTGTggtctatatacagtatatctgatTAAAGCAAAGATTTTTCCGTAAAATAAGCATTAAAAACATTAGTTGATTAATTGGTTCAGCACAGCACCAAGCTTCAAACCATACAGTAATGACGGAGAGTATCAGTGACATTGTTTTCATGAGTATTTCATCTACACAAATATTTTTTGGTTTCGAGTCAGGCACTCCAATCTCCACCAAGGAATACTGGCAGACATGCATACCTTTATTTCGGTCGCCAAGTGGATTTTTATAATGGCCTATATTTCAACATGGCTCCCTTTATACATGATTTATGACCACTTTATCAAAAAATATGAATGTACAAAAAAACATCCCACAACAACTCTAAATGTGTCAATTAAGTGTGCAGGCTTTTCTTTTTCTGTCACATCACATATTATTAGTACATATCAGTACCACAACAACAATACTTGTTTAAATGTTATTATTGTTTAAACAAATCAGCAAATGAAAGAAATCATTGATGAAACATGTAATGAGTGTTTTGGGGTTTGGTATTACCCAGAATGATTAAAAATTACCTTTTAAAGAAATTCAGCAAAGGAGTTTAGGATTTTGATTATCATGGCAAGGCTTTGACCAATTTGAACAACATTGTTCTAAACTGAGAAAAGGCTGCAATGAAACAATTCGGCCTGAACTATTTATGGTGGGAGCTATGTCAAAATGGCTCATACAACAAAGTCTTTGACCCACTttattctgtctgtctgcatagGAGGTAGCACCCATACAATTTCTACTATGCTAACACTACTGCTCAAACTTAGTCCTCATATAGAACAATACAAAACCTGTGTGGGATctagaattgaatgttaatgaaATGTCTATTTTTGATGACACTATTAAGATTTGAATTGATGATATAGTCAATCATCCATTATATTTTTGCCACATTTTAAAGTAACACATATGTAGTAACATATTAAAAGTTGTTGTTTATAGAATAGAAACACAACATATGAGCATCTTATCTAGGTTAATGTAGTTTCAAGAGAAAGTGTAATTGTTCTTCAAAGTGGAACATGTCTTTCTTTGTGTTTACTGTTTACTGCAGCAACATTGTTTCAGGAAATGCACTGGGCTGATCGAAATGAAATGTAAAGTAAGTAGTTGACCACTATTGTAGATATGTTCTGGTCAATGCTAACACTTGTGCTATACACAGTACATGCATGGTAGGTAGCAGTATTTCTGCCTTGTTCATATAGTTACTCTAATAAAACATTATCCGAAAAGGTATTGCAGCAAAATATTTAAATAACATCTTACCCAATCGTATGTTTAGATAGGTATTAGTTGTTATACATTTTATTCACTTTCATGTGATTGATTATATGGCTATTCAAAAGGCCTAGTTTGACATCTGTTTGTATTATCTTGCTAAATTAATGAATGAATAAGATCTGACATTATAGTTTGCTTTTTGGACAATGTTTTTTTTTCCCGCAATTGCTTTTATTTCATGCTGTATTCAAATGATTGCTGCTACTGTAATATCAAGCATTTTTCTCTGGACCACAATACCATTGTCCATCCCTCATGTCTTTCTTCACCTGTCTCTCTCCCGCCTGGGTGGTTTCTTATAGCTCCTGATTGACGGCATCATAGGTACTCTGGTTATCTTCCTTATTCTGGAGCTGCTCATCTGCATCACAGCCATGCTGTTTGGCCTCAGTGTGCTGGCCTCAAGTGGTGGAATGCAGGTGAGCCAACATATAACAAAACACATGGGGAAGGACATTCTAAAACGCTCCAACACCATTTTATATGTGCAGCGTTGCCCGGGCATTGCGATAAAAACCTGTAATAATTTGGAACACTGCAGGTGGTGTTTGCTGCATGTCTATCTATTTATTTTCTATGAgcccgattcagacttaggaaatgtatgCCTTTCCTACGCTTTTTCATTTAagcacttctcagtatttggtattcagacttacttTACGCAGGTGCGCAACAAGCTCTTTGAGAGTGGCTCCCTTATGTGCACTGCATACATttaattcaaccgctgaaaaccctcccacttgctggccaacagagtTTCTCATGGACTTTTAATTCACTGGGGTTTTCAGTTATCTAAATACGGTGCACCTTTAATTATAATTTTCTCGACACTCACTATAATACATtgagagaacgggttcagaatattagggatcaatgaaagaaagccatacaattataggcctatgcatttctcagtttcagcaccaattggtaaaTTGAAAAATTATCTGATCTTGTACATTATTAAGGGTTAAGAACATATTTAGGAATCTACCTACTtaaaaaacaggtttggagagcctttacgcacaaaatatattgctgaataaaaaatacagtggtttgattatCCTGAAAGTTGCTATTCAGTTGTTCAATCCATTAAATATTGGAAGGGTTGACcaatagtcctataaatctaccaTAATCCTCACTGATCATGGAACTGATATGACAACGGTCCAGTAGTCGTAaaccaggctccaggtttaaactgccAGGCTTGGTCTGCGTTCCATGATGATTCCATGTTGATTCCATGaagtaggctacatgtcccaaattattgaaCAACTTGTAATACGTTAAATATTATCCACTATTGCTAGCGACCCTCAGGATCAACCACAAGGACGTGACAGAGGAAATAAAAGGGAACTAATGATGTAATGGAATGATGTCAAATGCAGGCTACAAATTGAAGGGAACTAACACCCTAGTGACAGTTTAAAATGTGTGTGGGTATTACTGGCTATTGGTGGCTATTATTTAACATGATaaaattgtttgtttgtttactgagAAAACATTGCTGACATTATAACATTCTAGAGCGCACAAAGGTTAAATTGGACCCCGACTGTCACTCTGCACGGATTTGGCTTCTCATCTCATTTGGCTTGAGTCTCCAAGATTCATCCCTGCACGTTATAAGGCCATACAAtttaaattctgcataatggcacagcttttcacatacagtatactgGTGACTTcctgcttaaataaaggtaaataaaTACTTCACTGTGGGAAAGGGGCACACATAGCCTACCAGTCATGTTGAtttgcttcagtttgctgccatatgactggtttcacatttgtctccagagatcataaggtaaaatagatctaaaacaattgtcatttatatttacaatccctttatccaaatggattactcatttacctagctcttatcaatagctcttatcaatttgtaaattacagCGCATAGAGAAAGGTGATATTTCTATCGGGAAAAAATAATGTTGATGTTTTTTGACTCATTCATCGTTTCCTCACGcttaaaggtggtggaattatgagggaattaagtcaaggtcagaatacagctTATCTGTAGACACAACTCCGCCACACCTCCATTTctttgatctccaccccaaacCCTGGCACTGGCTTTTTTCCCATGtgtaagttcaaggtcagaatacgcgtggagagaaaagtgcataaaaaggaaTGAAGTCCCATTTACATGCGCAACTCGGGTCTGAATTCCCCCCTATGTGCATAAATAATCGGCACCTTAAGGACATTGTTGTATGGgaagtttttagacattttgtttCAAGGTTTGTGAGGTTTTTTCAGTGCAAATTGTGGCTGTTTTAAGAAAACAACCCTTCATGTATAAAAAATGGCATGGTGACCACCCTACTGCATATAGTTACTGAACATCACATGTTCATGTCTTGTTCTCCCTTTAACttcctctttcttgctctctctctctctctctagtcatccaGTGGAACTCAGCGCCCAGCCTACCCCCAGACTCGGCCCCCGGCAGGTCCTCCTGCCGTGCAGGCTGCAGCATCTCAGGTAGGGTCTAGCTAGCCCGAAGAAGTTAGCCTACCATATAGTGCTAGCCTAAAATGGCTTATCCATTTAGCACTGTTGGCTGCCATTTACTGTGCATCTCTTGAGGTCTGATTACCTTGATGTGTTCGAGTAATAGAGTCTTCTAATGTCAAACATTACATGTCAATATTATACCTGTCTCTTtctccgtctttctctctctccccctctctccttgaGCAGGTGGCTGTTGTTGTCACTGAGCCCGATTCCGACCAGGTAGAGGAGGTCCCCACTCCCCCCACCGACCCCCAGGTGGAGCCCATCGAGGCGGCCGAGCCCTAAGCCAAACCCCCTTCATCCTCCACTCTGGCCACTTTTTGGCGGATTATATGGGCAACAGTGTAGGTCTTAATCTGAATTCCAAATCGAGCCCTAGCCCTTACTTCCCTAGACACTTCTATAGATCTGAAACGATTAGATAGGTGGTGGAAATTCCACCCAGCCTACCAGAAGGCAAGGTGAAGCATTGGACCTACATACTGTTCAAACCTATCATatcctttcagatctacaggaatGCCAACGGgtataggggctaggggttgattgGGAATTCAGCTTTTTATGGAGATGGTGTGGTGACCAGCAGGTCAAAGTCCCATGAATGACGTATATAACTGTTTTGCCCTAAATGGAGGCACTCAAACCTGTATTGCCTCAGTAATTATTAAGCTATAGAAAATGGGAAGAAAGTGTAAATT contains:
- the LOC123491524 gene encoding uncharacterized protein LOC123491524 isoform X2, with the protein product MGLESQDPLPLPGNLTSGQVGSFQKVEPKTLGAVQIIIGCLVLCLSASVLQLHEIHFTGDVVVLLIVVLQLILSGSVLVHAGRKPSLFWVKCTLVLHLISAAFSTAALGLMSKHLPYRQDSYHCEHCRRLELHAVLLIDGIIGTLVIFLILELLICITAMLFGLSVLASSGGMQSSSGTQRPAYPQTRPPAGPPAVQAAASQVAVVVTEPDSDQVEEVPTPPTDPQVEPIEAAEP
- the LOC123491524 gene encoding uncharacterized protein LOC123491524 isoform X1, coding for MGLESQDPLPLPGNLTSGQVGSFQKVEPKTLGAVQIIIGCLVLCLSASVLQLHEIHFTGDVVVLLIVVLQLILSGSVLVHAGRKPSLFWVKCTLVLHLISAAFSTAALGLMSKHLPYRQDSYHCEHCRRLELHAVQHCFRKCTGLIEMKCKLLIDGIIGTLVIFLILELLICITAMLFGLSVLASSGGMQSSSGTQRPAYPQTRPPAGPPAVQAAASQVAVVVTEPDSDQVEEVPTPPTDPQVEPIEAAEP